From one Ignavibacteria bacterium genomic stretch:
- a CDS encoding T9SS type A sorting domain-containing protein: MKTTPLLLLSVLLLFYSIRTLPVKAQPLVNPYTFTMGPDVALDSSLVAGPWDTTFSRIVLNNGHFAYEDGRPFRMVGVTIAYGACFPDSSNAIAIARRLRALGINIVRFTGFDYTPWWPISIFPDGTTTTGKGLDAGQMAKFDWFVYNLRKHGIRYGFSFQNAWVPRKDDGVRQPDSAGVGARLTVLFDPLIQRIHRDVIRLLLSHVNSFTNIAYKDDPMLAFVMPLENSPISLYWLYTREIVASNPVGQPRTIGLEHHALIDSLYFGFLKGKGLKTDKALNDAWSVTPTQTQNLFRNGDFEDAFDQTWTLGVSAENGTQALMQFITSDKAQGQQCAQIRIGNLGTNPRFNNIYVMQSVGKMERLGRYTLSFFAKTTPEKGSRSIILYLVSDGVPYNSYGVVDSVRISSQWARYEISFFASSLPEAAGRFVMYMGHESGDVYLDDLQLKQVGVDGLQRGESIERKTLPRDLLSNRNISPARMKANADFYRLYLTNILDRDYKLIRDTLKCKALLTPSSRLYSRLDQEAAMQYDFFCWPESRSQKNDYVADNSTWDFMMHSQNKFEGKAVVVTDASVRYPLPYAHELTIFYPVYSGVQNWDGMIFSTFMSTATAGNSTVEKNSEWTLGDKPSLLTQIPAMSALMRRFDVDSTRKVISISQSREALDYPPFHITQPYSLSIYTDGRMLLFRRTETRQEFQEEESLLPHREVSALAGQIDPTRFDAENDQVFLDGTKGILRVFTPNYWCVAGKLDGQLVIEKNMIVEQLSKGVHTSVVISSLTADPITESNSSLLVIGSRGANEGAEWNAENEMISLGDGPYQMEGRTIRLVLTMPGRDSCRIVPLGADGREMTGSWTIAASAGGKFNVSINTTEHKTPWYRIENPDKPVGIGEDTVVQSVVYPNPASHAVTVRGSGDLDVSIFNIIGEEVARGSGNGLVTIPVERLPSGRYVVQTLGESRGLTPIAIVR; encoded by the coding sequence ATGAAAACTACACCATTACTACTGCTGTCAGTTTTACTGCTTTTTTACTCCATCCGGACCCTTCCCGTGAAGGCACAGCCCCTTGTTAACCCGTACACATTTACGATGGGACCCGACGTAGCTCTTGACTCATCGCTGGTTGCAGGACCATGGGATACGACCTTTAGCAGAATAGTCCTGAATAACGGACACTTCGCCTACGAGGATGGCCGTCCTTTCCGAATGGTTGGCGTTACAATAGCCTATGGAGCATGTTTCCCCGACAGCTCCAATGCGATTGCGATTGCACGTCGGCTACGTGCTCTCGGAATAAACATCGTTCGGTTTACAGGATTTGATTATACCCCTTGGTGGCCTATTAGCATTTTTCCCGATGGCACAACCACCACCGGTAAGGGATTGGATGCCGGACAAATGGCAAAGTTCGATTGGTTTGTTTATAATCTTCGCAAGCATGGTATTCGATATGGATTCTCGTTTCAAAATGCATGGGTACCGCGTAAAGATGACGGTGTCAGACAGCCTGATAGTGCCGGCGTAGGTGCCCGATTAACTGTTTTGTTCGATCCCCTGATTCAGCGCATCCACCGAGACGTGATCCGACTCCTGCTTTCGCATGTTAATTCATTTACCAACATCGCATATAAAGACGACCCCATGCTTGCCTTTGTGATGCCGTTAGAAAATTCTCCGATTTCCCTCTACTGGTTGTACACCCGTGAAATTGTTGCCTCCAACCCGGTTGGTCAGCCTCGAACCATCGGTCTCGAACACCATGCCCTGATCGATTCGCTGTATTTCGGATTTTTAAAAGGAAAGGGGCTTAAAACAGACAAGGCTCTCAATGATGCCTGGTCCGTGACACCAACACAAACCCAAAACTTATTTAGAAATGGTGATTTCGAAGATGCCTTTGACCAGACCTGGACGCTTGGTGTGAGCGCTGAGAATGGCACCCAGGCCTTGATGCAGTTTATTACGTCTGACAAAGCACAGGGACAGCAATGTGCACAAATACGGATTGGTAACCTTGGAACGAATCCCAGATTCAATAACATTTATGTAATGCAATCGGTGGGCAAAATGGAGAGACTGGGGAGATACACCCTTTCATTCTTTGCCAAAACAACACCCGAAAAGGGTAGTAGAAGCATTATACTTTACCTGGTTAGCGACGGAGTACCGTACAATTCGTACGGTGTTGTTGATTCGGTTCGAATTTCATCCCAATGGGCCAGGTACGAAATTTCATTTTTCGCCTCGTCATTACCTGAAGCCGCCGGCCGGTTTGTGATGTACATGGGTCATGAATCAGGTGATGTATATCTGGATGACTTGCAGCTTAAGCAGGTTGGCGTTGACGGATTACAACGTGGTGAAAGCATTGAGCGGAAAACCCTTCCACGGGACTTGCTTAGCAATCGGAACATCAGTCCCGCGCGGATGAAGGCAAATGCGGACTTTTATCGTCTGTATTTAACCAACATTCTTGACCGCGACTATAAACTGATTCGGGATACGCTGAAATGCAAGGCGCTGCTAACGCCGAGTTCGCGGCTATATTCCCGGCTCGACCAGGAGGCTGCAATGCAGTATGACTTCTTCTGCTGGCCCGAATCCAGAAGTCAGAAAAATGACTATGTGGCTGATAACTCCACCTGGGACTTTATGATGCACAGCCAGAACAAATTCGAGGGTAAGGCTGTTGTAGTCACCGATGCAAGTGTTCGCTATCCCTTGCCGTACGCCCATGAGTTGACGATATTTTATCCAGTGTATAGCGGCGTTCAGAACTGGGACGGCATGATCTTTTCTACATTTATGTCAACGGCCACTGCCGGAAATAGCACGGTAGAAAAGAACAGTGAATGGACGCTTGGCGACAAACCATCGCTCCTTACGCAAATCCCTGCAATGAGTGCATTGATGCGCAGATTTGATGTTGACTCAACAAGAAAAGTAATCAGCATTTCGCAAAGTAGAGAAGCTTTGGACTATCCACCCTTTCACATAACGCAGCCCTATTCGCTATCCATTTATACAGACGGAAGAATGCTGCTGTTCCGGCGCACTGAAACCAGGCAGGAATTCCAGGAAGAAGAAAGCTTATTGCCGCACAGAGAAGTTAGTGCACTGGCAGGACAGATTGATCCCACACGGTTTGACGCTGAGAACGACCAGGTGTTCCTTGATGGCACAAAGGGAATTCTTCGCGTATTCACTCCAAACTATTGGTGTGTAGCAGGCAAGCTGGACGGTCAGCTGGTTATTGAAAAGAATATGATTGTGGAGCAGCTAAGCAAGGGGGTGCACACGTCGGTTGTTATTAGCTCGCTTACTGCCGACCCAATTACCGAAAGTAACAGTTCCCTGCTTGTTATTGGTAGTAGGGGAGCTAATGAAGGTGCCGAGTGGAACGCAGAAAACGAAATGATTTCATTGGGTGACGGGCCCTATCAGATGGAAGGCCGTACGATACGTTTAGTTCTGACCATGCCGGGCCGAGACTCCTGCAGAATCGTTCCGTTGGGAGCTGATGGAAGAGAAATGACCGGGTCGTGGACAATTGCAGCGTCGGCAGGTGGAAAGTTTAACGTAAGCATTAACACAACCGAGCACAAAACACCATGGTATCGGATTGAGAATCCGGATAAACCGGTGGGGATTGGTGAAGACACCGTCGTACAGTCAGTTGTTTACCCCAACCCCGCAAGCCACGCAGTTACAGTGCGCGGATCCGGCGATTTAGACGTAAGCATATTTAATATAATTGGTGAAGAAGTTGCCCGTGGGAGTGGGAATGGGCTGGTAACCATACCTGTTGAGAGGTTGCCATCAGGACGGTACGTAGTACAGACTCTTGGTGAATCCCGTGGTCTAACGCCAATTGCAATAGTGCGCTAA
- a CDS encoding HNH endonuclease, which translates to MYSLNGKVLVLNQSYEPISVCSAHKALRLLFLTKAEMVEQKSSQAIRSVYLTYPFPSVIRLSTYLCVPFKKIELSRKNILRRDGFTCMYCGDRRLPLTIDHVIPRSRGGVEQWENLVCACVKCNNRKGSRTPEEAGMKLVRQPKKPNHVVFLKHYVGVVDDTWRPYLFMD; encoded by the coding sequence GTGTACTCTCTAAATGGTAAAGTACTGGTTCTGAATCAAAGCTACGAACCTATCAGTGTATGCAGTGCCCATAAGGCTCTTAGATTGCTGTTCCTGACAAAGGCCGAAATGGTGGAACAGAAATCCTCGCAGGCAATCCGGTCAGTTTATTTAACATATCCGTTCCCAAGCGTTATCCGATTAAGCACGTATTTGTGCGTCCCGTTTAAGAAAATTGAACTTAGCAGAAAGAATATTCTGCGACGTGATGGGTTTACATGCATGTACTGCGGTGATCGGCGGCTGCCGCTTACGATTGATCACGTGATTCCACGTTCCCGCGGTGGGGTGGAGCAGTGGGAAAACCTGGTATGCGCCTGCGTTAAATGCAACAATCGCAAGGGTTCCCGGACTCCGGAAGAGGCTGGGATGAAATTAGTCCGGCAGCCCAAGAAGCCTAACCACGTTGTATTCCTGAAGCACTATGTAGGAGTTGTTGATGATACGTGGCGTCCGTACCTATTCATGGACTAA
- the carA gene encoding glutamine-hydrolyzing carbamoyl-phosphate synthase small subunit — protein sequence MKKTPALLVLENGRFFEGTAIGAIGARSAGELVFNTAMTGYQEIITDPSYHGQIVTFTYPHIGNYGVNETDIESSSIHARGIVVSELSKVYSNNKATGSLAALLEKNQIAGIEGIDTRALVRMLRTEGAMRCVIEHGNNLDPDELTTKARAVESMEGCNLVPMVSTQAVYEFEPEPLDVKGNTAPQHHIVAVDFGIKRNIMRRLYHHGCRITVVPWTTTLDDIKALSPDGVFLSNGPGDPAAVHHGIELVRGLLGTLPMFGVCLGHQLMALAVGGQTYKLKFGHRGGNHPVKNLRTGQVEITSQNHGFAVNMESLPAGVEVTHINLNDNTCAGIEIMGKNAFAVQYHPEAGPGPRDSDYLFEQFAARIAAH from the coding sequence ATGAAGAAAACCCCTGCACTTCTGGTACTTGAAAACGGACGCTTTTTTGAAGGAACGGCTATCGGGGCAATTGGTGCCCGCAGTGCAGGCGAGCTGGTGTTTAACACCGCTATGACGGGGTACCAGGAGATTATCACTGACCCCTCGTACCACGGTCAGATCGTAACCTTCACCTACCCCCACATTGGGAATTACGGAGTTAACGAAACCGACATTGAAAGCAGCAGTATTCATGCCCGTGGCATCGTTGTGAGTGAACTCTCGAAAGTATATTCCAACAACAAAGCCACAGGCTCGCTGGCTGCTCTGCTGGAGAAAAACCAGATTGCAGGTATCGAAGGCATAGACACCCGGGCATTGGTGCGGATGTTAAGAACGGAAGGGGCTATGCGATGCGTGATCGAGCATGGTAACAACCTGGACCCGGACGAACTGACTACCAAGGCCAGGGCCGTTGAAAGTATGGAAGGGTGCAACCTTGTGCCAATGGTATCCACGCAGGCAGTATATGAGTTTGAACCCGAGCCCCTTGACGTAAAAGGCAATACTGCACCTCAGCACCATATCGTTGCCGTTGATTTTGGCATAAAGCGCAACATCATGCGCAGGCTGTACCACCATGGATGTCGGATAACCGTTGTGCCGTGGACAACAACACTTGACGATATCAAGGCACTATCGCCGGATGGCGTGTTCCTGAGTAACGGACCCGGTGATCCTGCAGCCGTACACCATGGAATTGAGCTTGTTCGCGGGCTTTTGGGGACTCTTCCCATGTTTGGTGTTTGTTTAGGGCACCAACTCATGGCGTTAGCAGTTGGAGGGCAGACCTACAAGCTGAAGTTCGGACATCGCGGAGGTAACCATCCCGTGAAGAACCTCCGTACAGGACAGGTTGAGATAACCTCGCAGAACCACGGATTTGCCGTAAACATGGAATCGCTGCCCGCAGGCGTGGAGGTAACCCACATCAACCTTAACGACAATACCTGTGCTGGTATTGAAATTATGGGAAAAAACGCCTTTGCCGTGCAGTACCACCCTGAAGCAGGCCCAGGACCCCGAGATTCGGATTACCTTTTTGAGCAGTTTGCAGCCAGGATTGCTGCCCATTAG
- the secE gene encoding preprotein translocase subunit SecE, translated as MLSKTKQFFTEVNKEMKKVSWPTRDQLRESTMVVIVTSLIITAIVFVIDQAMTQVMNFLF; from the coding sequence ATGCTAAGCAAAACAAAACAGTTTTTTACCGAGGTAAACAAGGAAATGAAGAAGGTTTCATGGCCTACCCGGGATCAGCTGCGCGAGAGTACCATGGTTGTAATTGTAACATCGTTGATCATCACAGCAATTGTGTTTGTGATTGACCAAGCCATGACTCAAGTAATGAATTTCCTGTTCTGA
- the nusG gene encoding transcription termination/antitermination factor NusG: protein MTATPIQPLELKWFALRTFTGHESKVKAGIEQEMVRLGMENRVHSIVIPQETVYEVRNGKRRTKVRNFLPGYILIECTLDKRLKEIILSLPSIVSFVGTKTEPQALQKDEVDRIMGRVEERKDIATVEIAFRDGDPVKVIDGPFANFSGTVKEVNHEKQKLKVEVGILGRKTPIELDFHQVEMEQH, encoded by the coding sequence ATGACAGCCACTCCAATACAACCGCTTGAGCTTAAATGGTTCGCACTGCGTACCTTCACCGGCCATGAATCCAAGGTGAAGGCAGGTATTGAGCAGGAGATGGTGCGGCTGGGAATGGAGAATAGGGTTCATAGTATCGTTATTCCTCAGGAAACTGTTTACGAAGTCCGCAATGGGAAACGGCGTACAAAGGTGAGGAACTTCCTGCCCGGTTACATCCTCATAGAATGTACGCTTGACAAGCGGCTGAAGGAAATTATTCTGTCTCTTCCGTCAATCGTGAGCTTTGTTGGTACCAAGACGGAACCGCAGGCACTCCAGAAGGATGAGGTTGACAGGATCATGGGGCGCGTAGAGGAGCGCAAGGACATTGCAACTGTCGAGATTGCCTTCCGCGACGGAGATCCGGTAAAGGTAATTGACGGACCGTTTGCCAACTTTAGCGGCACGGTAAAAGAAGTTAACCACGAAAAACAAAAACTCAAGGTGGAAGTAGGCATTCTTGGACGTAAAACGCCAATTGAGCTTGACTTCCATCAGGTTGAGATGGAACAACATTAA
- the rplK gene encoding 50S ribosomal protein L11 → MAKKVMGSFKLQIKAGEATMAPPVGPAFGQRSLAGMEFVKQFNAKTSKQQGTILPVVVTYYSDKSFTFEVKSPPAPVLLVKAAGIPKGSSEPNKTKVGKVTRKQLEEIAQVKMNDLNANDLEHAVSMIAGTARSMGITVEG, encoded by the coding sequence ATGGCAAAGAAAGTCATGGGGAGCTTTAAGCTCCAGATAAAAGCCGGGGAAGCCACCATGGCTCCTCCTGTAGGGCCTGCCTTCGGGCAGCGCTCCCTTGCCGGGATGGAATTCGTAAAGCAATTCAACGCAAAAACATCCAAGCAGCAGGGAACAATTCTTCCGGTTGTAGTTACGTACTACAGCGACAAGAGTTTTACATTCGAGGTAAAGTCGCCTCCAGCTCCTGTTCTGCTTGTGAAAGCAGCAGGAATTCCGAAAGGTTCTTCAGAGCCTAACAAGACCAAGGTTGGGAAGGTTACCCGGAAGCAATTAGAGGAAATTGCCCAGGTTAAAATGAACGATCTTAATGCCAACGACCTTGAGCATGCAGTATCAATGATTGCCGGAACAGCCCGTTCAATGGGCATTACGGTGGAAGGGTAA
- a CDS encoding 50S ribosomal protein L1 has protein sequence MATNKRYEKLVKSYDRKQVFDYKSAVELVKKNATAKFDESFEVSMYLGVDPRKADQLVRGTVALPHGTGKTVRVLVVAKTPKDKEALDAGADHAGFTEYLEKLQGGWADIDIIIATPDVMGELGKLGRILGPRGLMPNPKSGTVTFDVAKAVAEVKAGKIEFRVDKAGNVHASIGRCSFSPEKLAENAQMFVSTILRAKPATAKGKYVKSLHFSSTMGPSVRVDENSIGADH, from the coding sequence ATGGCAACAAACAAACGATACGAAAAGTTAGTTAAGAGCTACGACCGCAAGCAGGTGTTTGATTACAAGAGCGCTGTTGAGCTGGTAAAGAAAAATGCTACTGCCAAGTTTGACGAGTCCTTCGAAGTCTCGATGTACCTGGGTGTAGACCCACGGAAGGCCGATCAGCTGGTTCGGGGAACTGTTGCATTACCACATGGTACCGGGAAAACAGTTCGTGTTCTTGTGGTGGCAAAAACACCAAAAGACAAAGAAGCATTGGATGCCGGAGCCGATCATGCCGGATTTACCGAGTACCTTGAAAAATTGCAAGGGGGCTGGGCTGATATCGACATTATTATCGCAACACCGGATGTGATGGGCGAGCTAGGTAAGCTGGGACGGATTCTCGGCCCCCGTGGTTTAATGCCCAATCCCAAGAGTGGCACTGTTACCTTTGACGTAGCAAAGGCAGTCGCCGAAGTAAAAGCCGGAAAGATTGAATTCCGTGTTGATAAGGCGGGAAACGTTCATGCCAGCATTGGCAGATGTTCATTCTCGCCGGAGAAACTTGCTGAAAATGCCCAAATGTTTGTGTCAACAATCCTAAGGGCAAAACCCGCAACTGCCAAGGGTAAATATGTAAAAAGTCTTCACTTCTCGAGTACAATGGGGCCAAGTGTCCGCGTTGACGAAAACTCGATTGGTGCAGATCATTAA
- a CDS encoding 50S ribosomal protein L10, protein MVTKEKKQAVVADLVERIKGAASLYFVDFTGMTVADDQAFRRELREKSAVMRVAKNTLILRALTEVGGYTIEESKLFGQTGVIFGADDAIAPAKVIRKYFEKGEKPKLKFAIIEGQSFDGSQLKQVAELPTREDMIAGIVGSIHAPISGIHGAVNAVMRDVAMLVEEVARKQAA, encoded by the coding sequence ATGGTAACGAAGGAAAAGAAACAAGCTGTTGTTGCCGATTTAGTCGAGAGAATTAAAGGTGCAGCGAGTTTGTACTTTGTGGACTTCACCGGGATGACCGTTGCTGATGACCAGGCATTCAGGCGTGAGCTACGCGAGAAAAGCGCAGTAATGCGTGTTGCGAAGAACACCTTGATTCTGCGTGCCTTGACAGAAGTTGGTGGTTATACCATTGAGGAATCCAAGCTCTTCGGTCAAACGGGAGTCATATTCGGTGCTGACGATGCTATTGCGCCTGCCAAGGTAATTCGCAAGTATTTTGAGAAGGGTGAAAAACCAAAGCTCAAGTTTGCGATTATTGAAGGACAGTCGTTTGACGGATCGCAGTTGAAACAGGTGGCGGAATTACCGACGCGTGAGGATATGATTGCCGGAATCGTGGGCAGCATTCATGCACCAATCTCGGGCATTCATGGCGCAGTCAACGCAGTAATGCGTGATGTTGCCATGCTCGTAGAGGAGGTTGCCAGAAAACAGGCAGCCTAA
- the rplL gene encoding 50S ribosomal protein L7/L12: MSAIVDELVEKIGALTLLEASELKKALEDKFGVTAAAPVMMAAGPAGGAPAAAAEEKTEFDVELTDAGAQKLNVIKVVREITGLGLKEAKDLVEGAPKIVKEGAPKEEADSLKKKLEEAGAKVTLK, from the coding sequence ATGTCAGCAATCGTTGATGAACTCGTTGAGAAAATCGGGGCTTTAACCTTACTGGAAGCCTCGGAACTCAAGAAAGCACTGGAAGACAAGTTTGGCGTAACCGCCGCTGCTCCGGTGATGATGGCCGCCGGCCCTGCCGGTGGTGCTCCTGCTGCTGCAGCAGAAGAAAAAACTGAATTCGACGTAGAGCTTACCGATGCCGGTGCTCAGAAGTTGAATGTAATCAAGGTAGTACGCGAAATCACCGGTCTTGGTTTGAAAGAAGCCAAGGACCTGGTTGAGGGTGCACCAAAGATTGTTAAAGAAGGCGCACCAAAAGAAGAAGCAGATTCTCTTAAGAAGAAGCTTGAAGAAGCCGGTGCAAAGGTTACACTTAAGTAA